The Bacillota bacterium genome window below encodes:
- the rplK gene encoding 50S ribosomal protein L11, giving the protein MAKKMMAKIKLQIPAGQANPAPPVGPALGQHGVNIMEFCKAFNAQTSDRAGTVIPVEITVYEDRSFSFITKTPPAAFLLKQAAGIEKGSGEPHKNKVAKITKDQIRQIAETKMQDLSANDIEAAMKIIEGTARSMGIEVAG; this is encoded by the coding sequence GTGGCGAAGAAGATGATGGCTAAGATCAAGCTGCAGATACCTGCCGGCCAGGCAAATCCGGCACCACCGGTAGGTCCGGCTCTAGGTCAGCATGGCGTAAATATCATGGAGTTCTGCAAGGCGTTTAACGCCCAGACATCTGATAGAGCTGGAACGGTCATCCCGGTAGAAATCACTGTTTATGAAGATCGCTCATTTAGCTTTATCACAAAGACACCACCAGCGGCCTTCTTACTAAAGCAGGCGGCTGGAATTGAGAAGGGCTCGGGTGAGCCTCATAAAAACAAAGTTGCAAAAATCACCAAAGACCAGATACGCCAGATTGCAGAGACAAAGATGCAAGACCTAAGCGCCAACGATATCGAGGCGGCGATGAAGATCATTGAGGGCACGGCGCGAAGCATGGGAATTGAAGTCGCCGGGTAA
- the nusG gene encoding transcription termination/antitermination protein NusG, whose product MAKQWYVIHTYSGYENKVKTNLEHRISSMEMEDKIFEVVIPTEEVMEIKGGKKTITERKVFPGYILVQMELDDDSWYVVRNTPGVTGFVGSNAKPTPLSAQEVDKILQRPAFEKPKPKVEFEEGETVKVISGPLADFTGTIAEVNVDQSKVRVMVSIFGRETPAELNFDQVAKL is encoded by the coding sequence ATGGCAAAGCAATGGTACGTAATACACACATATTCGGGTTACGAGAATAAAGTAAAAACAAATCTAGAGCACCGTATATCCTCGATGGAAATGGAGGATAAGATCTTTGAAGTGGTCATTCCCACCGAGGAAGTCATGGAGATCAAGGGTGGCAAGAAAACGATAACCGAGCGAAAGGTGTTCCCGGGCTATATCCTGGTTCAAATGGAATTAGATGACGATTCGTGGTATGTGGTAAGGAACACACCGGGGGTTACCGGATTTGTCGGCTCCAATGCAAAACCCACACCTCTTTCTGCCCAAGAGGTCGATAAGATTCTTCAAAGGCCGGCGTTTGAGAAACCGAAACCAAAGGTCGAGTTTGAAGAGGGAGAGACGGTCAAGGTTATCTCCGGCCCACTGGCCGATTTTACGGGCACTATTGCTGAGGTGAATGTTGACCAGAGCAAGGTCAGAGTGATGGTATCCATCTTTGGGCGAGAGACTCCAGCTGAGCTTAACTTTGATCAGGTGGCGAAGCTTTAG
- the secE gene encoding preprotein translocase subunit SecE, producing the protein MTKGSPAKSRGFDSVRRFIKDVRIELGKVNWPGRAEVVSSTVVVLVAVAFFAVFIGIVDLIFATIIRLISV; encoded by the coding sequence ATGACAAAAGGTTCTCCTGCAAAAAGCAGGGGTTTTGATTCGGTTAGAAGGTTTATAAAGGATGTAAGAATCGAGCTTGGCAAAGTCAACTGGCCTGGCCGGGCTGAAGTTGTCTCATCGACAGTAGTTGTTCTTGTAGCGGTAGCTTTCTTTGCAGTGTTTATAGGGATAGTTGATTTGATTTTTGCAACCATTATTAGGCTAATCTCAGTATAG
- the rpmG gene encoding 50S ribosomal protein L33 gives MRDLVTLACTECKRRNYTTDKNKRKMPDRMEMKKFCKWCGTHTLHRETR, from the coding sequence CGCGATCTAGTTACTCTAGCGTGTACCGAATGCAAGCGCAGGAACTATACAACGGATAAGAATAAGAGAAAAATGCCTGATCGCATGGAAATGAAGAAGTTCTGTAAGTGGTGCGGAACCCATACTTTACACAGGGAAACACGCTAA